DNA from Plectropomus leopardus isolate mb chromosome 11, YSFRI_Pleo_2.0, whole genome shotgun sequence:
TGGAAATTGTCAGTGATCAGAATACTTGCTGCCACATTTGTCTACAACACGCTCCAACATGGCGATCCggttttgctgtcatttgatcaCAGATGTTTCACAGTATCAAACGCCGCCTTTGTTACAATTATACTTACAATTATACTAAGTAATTACACATTACATTCATCTGAACAGCCATTTTCAAATTAGCTCCATTTAACACATGAAAAGTGGACTCGTTCTCTTAAGCCTCCACTGAGGAGGTTTGTATCATTCATTTCATGACACCTGCTGTGACCATAAATCTGATTCCAGTGCTGTAACTGCTCGCTGTGTGAGCAGTTTGTCGTCTTAGTCCAATGGGAAATGCCTGACTGACTGCTATCAAAAAGTAATTACTTTCACTTTACGACATtgtatacttttaaaaagttcattATTAAAAGCTGCTGGGCTTTTAACCCAAACCGCTCTGTGGTCACTGCTGAGCGTTATTAGAGGACAAAGGTGCCTCAAGACAAGCCCTAGTTGCCAGCAGCAGTTGTCGAATATGCTATATTTGTTTCCATAGCAACCCATACCACATTGCGTATCGCCATTGTGATGGCATGAAAGTGTCGCTCTTTTCCATGTCCTCCCACGTGCACAGAGGTATGGGTCTCCTGTTgtctcaaatacacacatggaGAAAATTGTTGGTACCCTTcggttaatgaaagaaaaactcacaatgGTCACAGAAATAACTTGAATCTGACAGaagttataataaataaaaattctatgAAATTTAACCAATTAAAGTCAGACATTGCTTTTCAACCATGCTtcaacagaattatttaaaaaaataaaatcatgaaacaggcctggacaaaaatgatggtacccttaacttaatattttgttgCACAACCTTTTGAGGCAATCACTGCAATCAAACGATTCCTGTAACTGTCAATGAGACTTCTGCACCTCTCAGCAGGTATCTTGGCCCACTCCTCATGAGCAAACTGCTCCAGTTGTCTCAGGTTTGAAGGGTGCCTTTTCCAGACGGCATGTTTCAGCTCTTTCCAAAGATGCTCAATAGGATTTAGGTCAGGGCTCATAGAAGGCCACTTTAGAATAGTCCAATGTTTTCCTCTTAGCCATtcttgggtgtttttagctgtgtgttttgggtcattgtcCTGTTGCAAGACCCATGACCTGCGACTGAGACCAAGCTTTCTGACACTGGCCAGCACATTTCTCTCTAGAATCCCTTGATAGTCTTGAGATTTCATTGCACCCTGCAGAGATTCAAGACACCCTGTGCCAGATGCAGCAAAGCAGCCCCCGTTTTTGCGTCTGTGAACATAGATCTGACGTGCCTTGGCAAAAAGCTCCATTTTTGTCTCATCTGTCCATAGGACATTCTCCCAGAAGCTTTGTGGCTTGTCAACATGTAGTTTGGCAAATTCCAGTCtggcttttttatgatttgttttcaaCAATGGTGTCCTCCTTGGTCGTCTCCCATTAAGTCCACTTTGGCTCAAACAACAACGGATGGTGCGATCTGACACTGATGTTCCTTGAGCTTGAAGTTCACCTTTAATCTCCTTAGAAGTTTTTCTGGGCTCTTTTGTTACCATTCGTATTATCTGTCTCTTTGATTTGTCATCAATTTTCCTCCTGTGGCCACGTCCAGGGAGGTTGGCTACAGTCCCATGGATCTTAAATTTCTGAATAATATGTGCAACTGTAATCACAGGAACATGAAGCTGCTTGGAGATGGTCTTATAGCCTTTACCTTTAACATGCTTGTctataattttctttctaatcTCCTGAGACAACTCTTTCCTTTGCTTCCTCTGGTCCATGTTGAGTGTGGTACACACCATGTCACCAAACAGCACAGTGACTACCTGTAGCCCTATATATAGGCCCACTGACTGATTACAAGATTGTAGACACCTGTGAGGCTAATTAGTGGACACACCTTGGATTAACATGTCCCTTTGGTCacattattttcagtcttttctagGGGTACCATCATTTTTGTCCAGGCCTGTttcatgagtttatttttttaaataattctgttgaAGCATGGTTGAAAAGCAATGTCTGACTTTCATTGGTTAAATTTcatacaatttttatttattattacttttgtcagattcaagttatttctgtgaccattgtgagtttttctttcattatccGAAGGGTACCAACAATTTTGTCCACGTGTGTATCTCCAGAGACACTCACACTGTCTGTCAAGGGCATCCTTTAAACAACTGtcctttttatgcctctttATTCTCCTCCCCCCTTCGTTCACAACTGAACACCATCAATCTAGCcatttactttaactttatttctcACTCCATTAGTTTCTAGGACACAGAGCAGCACAGCCGAGACAAAAGGCAGGGAGGGGGGGGAGAAAGTTTGGCTCCTTGGAGagataaaatgtaatttcacaGTCAACTTGCTATGATATATTATTTCACAACAATGGAGTGTGGGCTGATATGAGCCCTACTTGGCACCTGTACAGAGCAGTTAGAACATCAGCAATGGCTCTCTGGGGAGatcatctgtgtgtgagtgtgtgtgaaaaattaggaaaaaaatcacctgaataGAGGAGGGTCCAGCCCAGTGGATCAGAATGTGCACAGTCAAGTATTAAATATAAGTAGCCATGATACacggcagaaaaaaaacactgttttgtttaaagttatttaaattgaaataatatttcCAGTCAGTGATTTTATGCCTTTGTGTATTGAGCTTTAGAGAGAATAAGCAGTGTAACAGCAGGTGTATAAAAACCTCACTAATagaacaaagacaaaatccAATACTCTCCCATTCATCAACATGTTTGCAATGAGACAGTTAAGCCAATGAAAGAATCTAAACATCATTTATTCCAGTAGCTGCACGCTGGCGTTGCTCCTGCTTCACCATTACACACGCTGTTATCCAGGAACATGGTAAAGCATTGATAGGTGCCTCGTGCTTCATTAACTACAGTCTCTCAGCTTAGGAGGCACTTACACAATATCAAACAGCTTCAAACAGAAAGCCAATGAGGCAAGAAGCCTAACCTATGCACTACAGACAGAAGATGGGATAAGACATGTCATGTGAGAAATGCTCTGATTtcaattcaaaaaataatatcagcTGACGTCCAAAAAGGGATGCATCGGAACTGCTTTTAACTGTTTGGATATTCGAGcatgaaatatttcaaacaatctaaacaatgatgttttaatgatatCAAGTGCTATGTGACAGAACAGAGGTGTATTTACGGGAGTGTCCTTGTCTTTTTCCTCACAGTTTGCTGTTCTTCTGAAATTGGGACACCAGCCCCAGCACCTGATCCGATGCAGTGATGACCTTATTCTGCAGGTAAAGAGCGCTGTTTTTAGACGTCTCATTCAGGAAGTAACGATAGTTCACCATGATGCCACAGGAATTCGTCACACCCCTAGGGCTGGTGTCAGCTTGCCAGTTGAGCCGCCACATGATGGCGCCGTTTTGCAGGTGGAAGTTTGCCACTGGGTTGAGAGCGTAGCCTCGCCTCTTTTCCCCGTAGAGGTACCATGCGCAGAGACGCATCAGGACGGGCTCCAGGACACGGGTCAGGCGCTCGGAACGCGTCCACTCACTGGTGGCGATCAGCTTGCGGAGGGCCTCAATGGCAGCGGCCCCCGGGGCTGAGTCAGTGGCCTGTTCCACCTCCCTCCACTCGTGCTCAGAGAGGAGGTCAGAGCCCCGGCCTTCCTTCTTGTACTGGCTGAGCAGGCCTTGGAGCCAGGAAGAGAAGCCTGGGATTGGGGACAAGCTGGAAAACTGGGCCATGTGAGGGAACTCGCTCTGGAAGAcatgaagagagagggagggaggcacAGTTAACCCTTAAACGCACACCTCAGTGGCTGTATTCACAAAGCTTGCTAATACCAAGCGTTGCTCCTAGTGACAAAATCCTAATAAAATTTTTGGAATGATGAGGTTTCGAAGAATTTCCCCTTAAAGTTAAGACTATATCTTGTTAAAGATAAAAGTAATTCACAAAGCATCTTAACCCTTAAGAGAGCTCCTAAAGTGACAAACTGCTAGGAGTATGGAGGACTTTGAAGGTGCTTAAGAGTTTCttaagaggagaaaatggaagaaatacaaagaagtcagaaaaatattctcaatatgcTGAATGACCCTGAGTTAATGAAATGCTACAGATAATATGGTGAAGGGATTAGGTATGTGGTCAATCTCATGAGggatatgcacacacatttaccaCGCAACAAAATTACGATATAAtgccagaaataaagtgatcacaaaactaaaatgtttagaaaactgaaaaaatgcatcAGCACAGCAGTATTGACTTTTGGTCTGTCTAAACTTCCATCAGCAGTCTCATATTGTTAtgcagttcatttcatttccactggCTGTCCACACCATGCAGGCTCACAAAAGGGcgtgtctgtgacaaccaattaCATCTGTTAAAAGAATGCATCATACCTAGCAACGGGGTCAACCACACGTCCTCACTAAGATAAGTCTTTGTCCTTTCCTTGCTGAGTTCCTTGAAGACCTTTACTAAGTCACCCCTAAGTTAGGACTAAGTTTTCAGGCTAAGTTAGGAGCTCTCTGAAGCCATACTAACATTGTCTATACAAGGGAGGAATATCAAGCTGTTACGTCACCTCACTGTTCTGTATATAACGTCCTATCAGAGAAAGGGGGCACAGACTGGTCTCGTAACAGCCCCAAGCAGCACCAGaacgaggtctgtgtaaaatgtaaagccaCAAAAATGTGACCATGGGCGGCACAGGTGTGACGTTTTAATGTCGTGTTTATGCATGCAAcccactgcaggagatttaaaaagcagctgatagcATAGCGGCTAATTCAAAGCAAAATAATAGTGGCCATAAACGTCcgaaaaattgggaaaacaattagaatcgggagctccttaccccttcgagcagaggacgagatcagctgcgATGTAACAaagaaggtaaatgattgtgattgtgatATTATGCCATGGTTATTGTTTAGAGAGCACTCTCAACGCATGTATTATGTAACGCTAGAGGTGGACGCTAATGTGTTAAATGTCACGCCCCTCATGCCTCTTGACTGCACGATGCTGCTGTGCAGTCTACGATCACATATTGGAGAAGAATGATGCCTCCACTGTttggctctgtgtaaaaatgcagaggCTGTTTAAAGGAGGGGCTTCGTTGCTACCCGAAAATGCAAACCCTGTGTAAAAGTGGCTTGACAGTATTCTAAGAATGTTTGTGAATATGGCCCCAGGTCTTAAGAGGCCGCAGACCATTTTACACGCCATCTAATACATTAGGCCCTAAAATCCCTTCTATTCCTAAAATATTGCTAGAATCAGAACGCAAAGAACTCTagtttttcttatgttttctcTGGGCCTTGAGAGAGCAAAAGGTTtgtaaaagtgatattttttccAGTCACGCAGGTAGCAGATAGGAGCAggtgatgtgtttttcagtttggcCTCAATTTGTGTCACTGTTACAACAAATTGACATAAGGTTGAAAGGGTTTATGTTTGTCACAGTAACATGGCAGTGCAGCTTCAGTGTGTCAGGTACACTGCAGAGCAGCACTTTCTTGGGTAAAGACCATCTCAAACTTGACAACATAGACTTTCTAAAAGGGTCcctttgtatttattgttggaAAGTTTGTTCATGCAACAGCTGGGAGGAAGTAAACTGGGACCAAAGCAACAGCAATGAAAGGGTCTATTGGAGGGTTTAAAAaggattatgtttttatgcaaactgATCAGTAAGACATTCAGAAGCAGAACTGGTGCAGTCACGTAGCAGTTATAGTACCTtatgtgcaaaacaaaatacatacgTAGAATTAACACATCATGGTTGTATGGCTCTGTGAACCATTTTCAGTTAACGTTAATGTCTATCTAGACTCACAGTAGCCATGATAGTTAACTTTGATTTAAATACGGACGTTGATGTTGCGTTCAATCCAACAATCCAGAAAGAGGTTACTATTAATATTGTATTCTGAAAAGCTTAGAAGCAATGTTATTTCAacaatctgttttaaaaatggaacAGGTCTCTAAAGACCTTAGGTATGCAggactgtttaaaaaaacattcatgcatttaagtgtttaaaaactttcttttaaatCCCCTACATTGAAAGACAAACGGTTGCATAACCATTTGCATGCATGTGAAAACACTTGAACGCAGAATTGCCTCAACCTGCCTTAAGCAGCTtgaagagaggaaaacaaaagacaaagaaagaaagttttgAAAGTGGAGATGAGAAAACAAGGTAACGatgtaaagaaaacagatgagaGGCAGCAGAGATTTGATCTCTACCAGAATGCAGCGGCACCAGCTTCACAACGGCAGAAACAAGGGAGATGAATGCTCCGCCTCAgcatcaaaacacaaaacaacattttcttgtttgtgctCAGGCTGCTGCTCAGGCCTTCAGTTCCTCAGACAGGGAGGCATTACAAATTCACGATCCTGCCCAGCTGATGGAGATGGATGatcccctctcttcctcttctttctatcctcctcctcctactcctcctcctcctcctcagtctctTGCACTTTCACCTTTAATACCTATCCTCTTCTCTCACTCACCTCTCCcccatgtctctgtctcagcttgatcactcacacacgcacaccccCCCACTCATGAGTTCTCTACCATCTTGCTACCCTCAACCCTCGCCGAAATCCTCCCCCTCTTCCCTGCCCATTTTTGCACGCAGGTGTCTGGGTTGATAAGTGACAGGGCGAAGTGGCAGGCAGAGGAGTGAAAGTGGCTGCAGATAAAAGTGGAAGTGTCAGACAACCCTGGAGGGACACGCCGCTCTGCGACATTGTTTTCCTTTCTTCATCCTTGATTTCGCCCTGCCTTCACTGCCTTCTTACCTCCAACGTCCCGCTGGCATCCCCCTTCTGTCTCTACTCACCCTACTGTCTCATGACCTCTCCTTCTTCACTTCAACCTCTACTTTTAACCATCGGGTGCTCCTGTGTTGAGTCTGAGCAGGgctgacaaagaaaagcaggtGGTGGAAATAAGGATAGAGGCGGCAGGAGAGGTAAAAAAAGGAGCAGGAAAGAATACAAAGGAAAAATGAGCAGCAGTGCCAGACATGTGCTCTAGGGGCCAATCTACAAAGACAAGCAAGACCTCCTCCCTTCACCTTAAATCACGACTGTGACCTTTTCTTTTCCACTCTATCATCTATCCATCATCATAGTGGTCCCTCTGTGGCTGCACTGCTCCTCTCTTCACCTTTACATAAGGTAAAGCCCTGTCAGAAAGCCAGAGCCTCTGCAGAATACAAGTCTGTGTTGTGGTTTTAGGCAGCCTCGAGGGTAGAGCATTGCACTTACATTGTCGGGGTCAAAGGTTCGATTCCCACTTgggtcataaaaaaataattgcactCATGGGGTGCGTTGTATAAAAGTGTCCAGAAAAGTGGTGTGAAAGTCACATTGAAGAGTTCAGTTTCCAAACAGTACTTTACACCGCCGTACAGAGCCAAAACACAGTAGCTATATATTTAGTCAAGAGGCTTTTGGCATCTGTTTCACAATAGTGAAAATTATTGTGCCAcagaaatttgtaatttttgttttaaggaACATGTACAATTTGGGGTGGCATGGTGGTGTAGTGGTTAttactgttgcctcacagctaGAGAATTCAATCCAAGCGATCCTTGGATTCTGTGTGGAGATTGCATGTTCTACCTGTGTAAGCGTGGTGTTCTCCGACTTCCTTCCACAGtctaaagacatgcaggttaggttaattggtgactcttaATTGAGTGCAAATGGTCTAAAATGTGATCATGAATGGTTGACTGTCTCTATAAGTCCTGATTGTCTGGCGACCTGTACAGGGTGTTCCCCGCCTCTTGTCCAATatcagctgggataggctccagccccccagTGATAAGCAGCTATGGTGAATGAATGACTGTACATGGTGACCTGTTCTAGAAGCAGGATGTAATTGTGCTCTGTACCAGCCATCGAGACAGCTATACCAAGAGAAAGCTAGCTGTGAAATAGCCACTGTAGCTTTCAGCTAAAACTAAAATTTCCTATAGTTCTCTTGCCATAAACTTTAATTGAAAAATAGTATTTCTGATGAACCAACATCTTGGTAATATATTAGCAGTTAAGTAACACTAGTTACATTCTAAAGAAATGGAGAGTTAAGTTTTGTTGTAGCAACTTGCACCTTTGCAACGCTAttgcagtgataaaaaaaaaatatctgtccacagacagaaagataaaacattataaataccTCAGAGTACTAAAAATGGCTTCTGTGGTAGTTACCGATACAATAGGTGTCACCAGGACCAAATTTTGCCAAGATGACATGTGCATATAGAATGGCAAGTTGAAAACAATGCCAGCCATCACGACATCGCGGATAGCAATTAGTAGAAGTCAAACAGACGAACCTGCTAAAACAGATCTACTGTaatctaaatttaattttcatttagaagttttctttttaccctGTGTTCCCCGCAGACTTTCCAAACTCTGCATTACAACCTTTTGATCAGTCTaatcatcatttcttttttccacataaCTGCTCTGCCCTTTTGTAGGTaaaaagaggtaaaaagctaaaagcttttttttagattattatttttgcattagaGAGCCCACAAAGATGACAGGTGAAGACGTGTCAAATGAAGATAGCAGAACTCTGAATGAAGACATTTCCCATCTCTCAGGCTTTAAAATCACAATGGAATATTAGCTATTTTCCAACACATAAAGACTTTATActaaagcagaaaacacagcactATCTGCCGAGCTCACTAAACTGTAAGTCGCCATTACTAACAATGCCAGTAAGCAACAGTCCTGATGTATGAACAAGTGCTTAAAGCTCTGAAACCTGCTTTTTATGAGGATACACTGTAAAGAGCTATTTCCCATCTGTTGGCTAGAGTGGCTTTTGATGTTCCATTCACTGTTCCAATCATTTAACAAGTGCTAGCTGTAGTGGCCTGGCATGAAGGGCTCTTCTGAGCTTATTGAGAGGGATGGATGAGATTTCATTACTGCCTGTCTAGCGACTcctgctctgtttttgtgtgtgaacatTCATGTGTGTATACGCAAGTGCTTGAACAAGCAGGAGATTTATGATTCAGCACTGAGactaaaatacaaacttttgaaaaagcaatcaaacaaaaatcttgCCTGCCACGGCTACTTTTCTCGTTGGGAAGATGCTGTGCCAGCCGGGCCTCACCTGAGGGCTGCTGTTAAGCTTTTTAATTGAATTCAGCATGTGAGTCATACAGAGAGAAACATCCTGGGGAAGAGACTAACAACACTTCCACTACACCATCAGGGAGGAGCTGAAGAGCTCTGCAGGAGTTAACAGCTGTATATGCGCATGTTTCATGTGTACAATTAATGATAAGGTGTCACTATGCAGCTATAATGGGGGAGGGTGGTTTAAAGGCTTCACTGATGAGACTGATACTTCATAGTTGTATTTAGATAACAGGTGTTGACATAACCTTGCCTCTTCTGTGACCTCATGCTTTTACCCTAGCCAAGTCTTTGCAGGAATTCAAACAGAATTGAGTCAAATTCTTCTGTTGCAGTATTTTACAATGGCTTTGGctctaatttcataactttttaaTTAGCAAAACTATCAACACAAAATGCTACAATGTTaatcaaaacatcacagcaTTATTATGCACATCCCTGAATTTGAATCATTATCAAAATAATATGGTAATTTCTCAAAgactacataaataaaataaaatcaaaaataatgaattcaataACTGCAGGAAGTCTACATAACAATGAGTGATCTGGGGGGGATtctgagcagattatttcctgtgaatattgcatcagTGATGatttttcctgatatttttgaaaaacttttttacgCAATTCTCTGTCTTAAATCTTCAACAGACTATGAGATTTTGGGAATCTAATAAGTTTACTGCAAGCTACGCTGCGATATGGATTTATTTAACTTGGGTACAACGTTAAGTTTGACGTATGCAGACTGTACAGCAGCTACTGAATCGCGGGCTACCATGTACATCCATGCGCGTCAATACACAGGAACAAAACGTCGTCACCATGCGTCATTAATTTACGCCACTGTGGTGAtaggagaaaaaggaaaacaaatacgAATCGAGCCCTTGCTATAATGtttcaatatattttcattgcctaggaaagttcaatcaatagttgtgaacatgagctactctctctcaaagccaagAATCAGAGAAGTTAGTCTCAGACTTGTGATGCCAAAGgctataaagtctggagcttcTCCAATGAATGGGGGCCTGATTTTGTGGTCCgacagaatgtttgttttcttttaccaCATCACCTTCTTCTTTTGCAGTATTCTcagctgtgaaacagaaaatatgccCATATACTCAAAACATTTGTGTGGTGCTTTCAGTGTCATTTAGAGAAGATCTTTCCCAATTCAGTGTCAATGGAGCAGCTCAAGACTTAATAACCTATGATGTCACAAATTAGAGGTTAAGTACTCTAGCTTTTGGATATAGGAGAGAGTCATTTGCTGTTTACTATGTCATGTTTACTAATGTTAATTGACTGTCGTAGACCACAGAAACAACATCTATGAATTATACGTAGTTGTGTTCAGGTCTTTATTGTGCTCTTATCCTGTGAGATTTCTATTTATATACAAGTTTATATCTTGAATAATAATCTACActaaataacaatttaatttaatcttctACGCAGACATTAGTGAAATGCTGAGATAAAGGCCCATATACATTAAGAAAACCACATGGTTTTATGCTTATgagcaccagtcaagttgcacttacagtttacatccatgtctgtgaaaacagggATGCTTTTCACACGGACAATCTAAATCGATTTGATCTAATTGATCATCTCAGTTTCTAGGTGGTTCTTGACAGTTCTTGAGTCATGGACAAAAACATGGTGTAAAAGGTCaacatgaccttgacctttgaccaccacattTTAACctgttcattcttgagtctaagtgaatgtttgtgccaaatttgaggacacCTCCTCatggccatcttcagatattgcattcacaagaatgagatggatgctaaatttgaagaaattccctttttgggatattgcattcacgagaatgggcCAGAcataaaacccaaaaacataccGGCCGGTGTGAAGGCATAAAAAATCTTACACCTTTAAAATCAGCAAGGCCTCATGTCCCCCACTGAAGCTCAGTGATCCCTAGTAAGGGTCTGGATCCAAAGGATGGGAACCAGTAATGTAGAATAACTCTTGAAAACGTTAAACATCATTAGTTCTTTTTGCGGACTAATGTACCACATCTTGCATTCAACCCACACTCACCTGTAGTTCTCGGACCACCCTCTTGATGAGGTAGTTGCCTAGCTCCACCCCTTGAAGGCCAGCCTGGGTGGAGGAGATTGAGTAGAAGATGGCTGAGTTTATCTTATTCACATCCTCCTCAGAGTCAAGAGTGGTGAACTCACGGACGATACTctaggagaaaaacaaacatttttgttgagtCGCACAGAAAAATAGCGCATCTCTCATCCAGCTCATTGTTGGTGTTCTGGGCTACAGCTGCAGCCAATGCAGAAGTCTCTGATAGCTATTTCAGAGGTGCTGGAGCAAAACTGTGGCTATTGTTGCACTATTTCACACCCTGGAATATTCTTAAATTGCAGTGTTGTCAAAACCCCTTTCTCCTCACTGTAAACATCACGGAGAAGAATTCAGCACTGTTGAGGCTGCTCCCAGAGGGATATGCAGTTTAAAGGTCTCTGTATTGTTTTCCACACAGCAGTAATCCATTTGTCAGCTGAGAGGAGGAACAAAGTAGTAAATCCCAGATGTTTAACTTTCCTCCAAGGTGTTGTAAAGTGAGACAAACCATTACGACAGCCTGCAGCTTTTGTTTCTCACCTGAATGTTGTCAGAGATATTCTCTGTAAGGGCCACGTGTAGTACGACCAGGGGTTCTCCTGGCATGGCGGCGTGGGTGAAGGCATAGCAACGGCGATACGGCCCCACTCTGCGCTTCAGGTCAGTCCAGTTCCTGACGGGGTGCACCGCCTCATACCTGGCAGAGGACTAATAGTTAgacttaaagttttaaattaatGGCTTGCTACATCCTGCCCTCTTTaattactgttttcattttgtatggcacaacaatcattttttaaaccaataatTAGTTTGGTTTTTGCGGGGGGGGACTCCTCCACTCCTTGATGTCAGACAAATGTAGACAAAAGCAGGGTTTAATTTAACCATTTTGCTCCTAAAACAACTGGCAGATTGTTATTAGCTGTAGCTAGCTGGCTCATTCAACTAATGTTACCTCAAGGAAGTTGTTTGAATTCCACCTCTggatgactttttaatgcctctAGTTGActtgttttaaaacaagaaCCCTGTAAAACGTGTCTTAAATATTCACTTAGTGGCGACATACATGATAGCATGTTAAATAATTGTGGCAAAGGACGCAAAAAGCCAGCACCTTCACAGGTTGAAGATACATGTCAAAGACATGGAAATAAAGAAGCagcatgtcttgtttt
Protein-coding regions in this window:
- the mlycd gene encoding malonyl-CoA decarboxylase, mitochondrial, encoding MISHPAIWAFRSSVRCWRHRAVVRAALEASDVSAWRWYSTPVRRGVTGMEEILARVVAPLPTYETRDKCPPPPESNSLEFMHFYGSLDKEDKLGFLTKLSQDFGVDHKSVSELAVRLLDTQLRDLATILQVEDRLRYGLTPRYKQLLNHISRVEGGVKFLVDLRADVLEIISSKASESPHIRDLNSTLKSLLSEWFSVGLLRLERITWKSPCEILQRISQYEAVHPVRNWTDLKRRVGPYRRCYAFTHAAMPGEPLVVLHVALTENISDNIQSIVREFTTLDSEEDVNKINSAIFYSISSTQAGLQGVELGNYLIKRVVRELQSEFPHMAQFSSLSPIPGFSSWLQGLLSQYKKEGRGSDLLSEHEWREVEQATDSAPGAAAIEALRKLIATSEWTRSERLTRVLEPVLMRLCAWYLYGEKRRGYALNPVANFHLQNGAIMWRLNWQADTSPRGVTNSCGIMVNYRYFLNETSKNSALYLQNKVITASDQVLGLVSQFQKNSKL